One Aulosira sp. FACHB-615 genomic window carries:
- a CDS encoding TetR/AcrR family transcriptional regulator produces the protein MASQSISARQRLIQAALELFTTQGVSSTTTRQIAEKAGVNEVTLFRHFGNKHGLLLAVLEESAAFKDLGESLVKRATPPGNVYQALKDYASDSLHTLERVPEFVRSVVGEADQFPAENRRALGRGLTEANRYVAQYLATVIQQGDINTYLPAEKLASLLNGMILGYAVIEFTSEFHELWEDRNDFLENLVELFLHGAMSTVPQLTKEAVIIKEVADLPAILVHKILQNSRKSGIQDYALAYLLFGAGLSAAEIIYLQRSHQISDTQGLILQITTPTLPRQVPVNQWILGKHYGSYTNNPLIKWLKSRKDHHPAIFIDNVGNSLSESELLQRWEIWTQGLLTPQGKPPEIAQAQQTWCVEMLMRGVSLDDLTILTGCDRSQLQPYARRAKEKAALEAAIRLDHKPA, from the coding sequence ATGGCATCTCAATCAATCTCAGCCCGTCAACGTTTGATCCAAGCAGCACTAGAATTATTTACTACACAAGGAGTTAGTAGTACTACTACTCGCCAAATTGCCGAAAAAGCTGGAGTCAATGAAGTGACGTTGTTTCGCCATTTTGGTAATAAACACGGGCTGCTTTTAGCAGTATTAGAAGAATCAGCAGCATTTAAGGATTTGGGAGAGTCTTTAGTCAAACGGGCTACTCCTCCGGGTAACGTTTATCAAGCCCTGAAAGATTATGCAAGTGATAGCTTACATACATTAGAAAGAGTCCCAGAGTTTGTGCGGTCAGTGGTGGGTGAAGCCGACCAATTTCCTGCTGAAAATCGCCGTGCTTTGGGGAGAGGATTAACAGAAGCTAACCGCTATGTAGCGCAGTATTTAGCTACTGTCATCCAACAGGGAGACATCAACACCTATCTGCCGGCAGAAAAATTAGCCAGCTTGCTGAATGGCATGATTTTGGGATATGCGGTGATTGAATTCACAAGCGAATTTCATGAATTATGGGAAGATCGAAATGATTTTTTAGAGAATTTAGTGGAGTTGTTTTTACATGGAGCGATGTCTACTGTTCCCCAATTAACAAAAGAAGCGGTAATTATCAAAGAAGTGGCTGATTTGCCTGCGATTTTAGTGCATAAAATTCTGCAAAACTCCAGAAAATCGGGAATACAAGATTATGCTTTAGCATACCTGTTATTTGGTGCTGGTTTATCTGCTGCTGAGATAATTTACTTGCAGCGATCGCACCAAATTTCCGATACTCAAGGACTAATATTGCAAATCACCACCCCAACCTTACCCCGCCAAGTTCCTGTGAACCAGTGGATTTTGGGTAAACACTACGGTTCCTATACCAACAATCCTTTAATTAAATGGCTGAAAAGTCGCAAAGATCATCATCCAGCAATCTTTATTGACAATGTAGGTAATTCTCTTTCTGAGTCAGAATTACTGCAACGTTGGGAGATTTGGACTCAAGGATTGTTAACACCCCAAGGTAAACCACCAGAAATTGCTCAAGCACAACAAACATGGTGTGTAGAAATGTTAATGCGAGGTGTGAGTTTAGATGATTTGACTATTCTAACAGGCTGCGATCGCTCTCAATTACAGCCTTACGCCCGCCGCGCTAAAGAAAAAGCAGCCTTAGAAGCAGCAATTCGTTTAGATCATAAGCCAGCATAA
- a CDS encoding acyl-CoA desaturase, which yields MTAKYLAVASETRNSPRLRWVNVAFFATIHALAMLAPWFFSWSALGLLVFLHWLFGSIGICLGYHRLLSHRSFQVPKWLEYAIAIIGALALQGGPIFWIGGHRQHHAHTEDINLDPYSAQRGFWWSHILWIMYPRPEFFDYETYKKYAPDLERQPFYRWLDRYFLLLQIPLGLFLYALGGWSFVIYGMFVRAVLLWHSTWFVNSASHLWGYRTFDANDGARNLWWVSILTYGEGWHNNHHTFPHVAKSGFQWWEIDITWWSIKALKSLGLAKKVILPPPQIANQR from the coding sequence ATGACTGCAAAATATCTGGCGGTTGCTTCTGAGACACGAAATTCACCTCGCCTCAGATGGGTGAATGTGGCTTTTTTTGCAACTATTCACGCCTTAGCTATGTTGGCTCCTTGGTTTTTTTCTTGGTCGGCGCTAGGATTGCTAGTGTTTCTCCATTGGCTGTTCGGGAGTATTGGCATCTGTTTAGGATATCATCGACTATTAAGCCATCGGAGTTTCCAAGTACCCAAATGGTTAGAATATGCGATCGCCATTATCGGAGCCTTAGCACTTCAAGGCGGGCCAATTTTTTGGATTGGTGGACATCGCCAGCACCATGCCCATACAGAAGATATTAACTTAGATCCCTACTCTGCCCAGCGAGGATTTTGGTGGAGCCACATACTATGGATTATGTATCCCCGCCCAGAGTTTTTTGACTATGAAACTTATAAAAAATATGCCCCAGATTTAGAAAGACAACCTTTCTATCGTTGGCTAGATCGCTACTTTTTATTGTTGCAAATTCCCTTGGGATTATTCTTATACGCTCTAGGCGGTTGGTCTTTCGTAATCTACGGAATGTTTGTGCGAGCAGTATTATTGTGGCACTCCACTTGGTTTGTTAATTCTGCATCACATTTGTGGGGTTATCGCACCTTTGACGCGAATGATGGTGCGCGTAACTTGTGGTGGGTATCAATCCTAACTTATGGCGAAGGCTGGCACAACAACCATCATACTTTTCCCCATGTTGCCAAATCTGGATTTCAGTGGTGGGAAATTGACATCACTTGGTGGAGTATTAAAGCTTTAAAAAGTTTGGGTTTAGCGAAAAAAGTCATCTTACCGCCACCGCAAATTGCAAATCAAAGATAA
- a CDS encoding TIGR02588 family protein gives MMETESQSERSLAEWITFGIALSILGVVISLVGYIWLNEKNQPPILSVNQKSAIREIDGKFYVPFEIVNTGGETAESVQIIAELKFADQVVENGEQQIDFLSDGEKEEGAFIFSKNPSQGQLNVRVASYKLP, from the coding sequence ATGATGGAAACAGAATCACAATCAGAACGCTCTTTAGCTGAGTGGATCACATTTGGAATAGCTTTATCTATTCTGGGAGTTGTGATTAGTTTAGTCGGATATATATGGCTGAATGAAAAAAATCAGCCTCCTATTTTGTCAGTCAATCAAAAATCAGCAATTAGAGAAATTGATGGGAAATTTTATGTTCCCTTTGAAATAGTTAATACGGGTGGTGAAACTGCTGAATCAGTGCAGATTATTGCTGAGTTAAAATTTGCTGATCAAGTGGTGGAAAATGGAGAGCAACAAATTGATTTTTTATCTGATGGCGAGAAGGAAGAAGGTGCATTTATTTTTAGCAAAAATCCCAGTCAAGGACAATTAAATGTCCGGGTTGCCAGCTATAAATTACCATAA
- a CDS encoding TIGR02587 family membrane protein, translating into MGKKQYKNAWKREINDIVRGICGGFLFGIPLIYTMEVWWIGSLAKPRLIAIAIALMFIVVFLLNYTEGFRKRRNTWRLDEAAIDTIEAMAIGFVCAAFMLWLLQEITPATSLKESLGKVVYEGLPFTLGVALANQFLQEGNQNNSTLATHKNNLHATLADLGATVIGATVIAFNIAPTDEVPMLAAAISPPWLWVLMAASLVISYAIVFQAGFSDQKKRRQQKGIFQRPLSETTISYLVSLLASGAMLFFFQKLTLSDTWMMWLEHTLVLGLPATIGGAAGRLAI; encoded by the coding sequence GTGGGAAAAAAGCAGTATAAAAATGCCTGGAAACGAGAAATAAACGATATTGTCCGTGGTATTTGTGGAGGTTTTTTATTTGGGATTCCACTAATATATACAATGGAAGTATGGTGGATTGGTTCATTAGCAAAACCAAGATTAATTGCAATAGCGATCGCCTTAATGTTTATTGTAGTTTTTTTACTCAACTATACAGAGGGATTTCGGAAACGCCGAAATACTTGGCGACTGGATGAAGCTGCAATAGATACTATAGAAGCAATGGCGATTGGATTTGTGTGTGCGGCATTTATGTTGTGGTTATTGCAAGAAATTACCCCAGCAACATCCTTAAAAGAATCATTGGGAAAAGTGGTCTATGAAGGATTACCATTTACTCTCGGTGTAGCTTTAGCTAACCAATTTCTCCAAGAAGGTAATCAAAATAATTCAACATTAGCCACTCATAAAAATAATTTACACGCCACATTAGCCGACTTAGGTGCAACTGTGATTGGTGCAACTGTGATTGCTTTTAACATTGCACCAACCGACGAAGTTCCTATGTTAGCGGCGGCTATTTCTCCGCCTTGGTTATGGGTGTTAATGGCTGCGTCTTTAGTAATTTCCTACGCTATTGTCTTTCAAGCTGGTTTTTCCGACCAAAAAAAACGTAGACAGCAAAAAGGAATTTTTCAACGCCCATTGAGTGAAACTACCATATCTTATTTAGTATCTTTGCTGGCTAGTGGCGCAATGTTATTTTTCTTTCAAAAGCTCACTTTATCAGACACTTGGATGATGTGGCTAGAACATACTTTAGTTTTGGGATTACCTGCGACTATTGGCGGCGCGGCAGGTAGGTTAGCAATATGA
- a CDS encoding methylated-DNA--[protein]-cysteine S-methyltransferase — protein MKLFIDKINSEIGTILIVTDGEKLCALDFADYESRMLKLLQKRYGNFKFEYIKNPQGISNKIQAYFTGQRTSLNNITLNTGGTVFQQQVWLALLTIPWGTTIAYAELAARIGKPTAYRAVGMANSLNPIAIVLPCHRVVGANAALTGYAGGLERKRWLLHHEGVKLI, from the coding sequence ATGAAATTATTCATTGACAAAATAAATTCAGAAATCGGCACAATTTTAATTGTGACTGATGGTGAAAAACTCTGCGCTTTGGACTTTGCAGATTATGAATCAAGAATGCTGAAGTTGCTGCAAAAGCGTTATGGGAACTTTAAGTTTGAATATATCAAAAATCCCCAAGGTATTAGTAATAAAATTCAAGCATATTTTACAGGACAGCGCACCAGTTTAAATAATATTACCCTCAACACTGGTGGGACTGTGTTTCAGCAGCAAGTGTGGCTTGCATTGCTAACGATTCCTTGGGGTACAACTATTGCTTATGCGGAGTTAGCCGCAAGAATTGGTAAGCCGACAGCCTATCGCGCTGTTGGGATGGCGAATTCACTTAATCCCATTGCCATTGTGCTTCCTTGTCATCGAGTTGTGGGGGCGAATGCTGCACTTACTGGTTATGCAGGAGGTTTAGAACGCAAGCGTTGGTTGCTGCATCATGAAGGCGTGAAATTGATTTAG
- a CDS encoding Uma2 family endonuclease yields the protein MKTLAKWSVDDYHCMIQAGILRDRHVELLAGEIVEMSPETPIHYSTAKRGAKYLENLLTGQADIRFNGPITLSNSEPEPDIAIVRLPESNYSDRHPAPDDIFFIIEVAHTSLKKDLELKTSLYADANIPEYWILSLSTKEIIVFRYPQNGQYTSVETIAEGTITPLAFPDIQVSVKQLLG from the coding sequence ATGAAGACGCTGGCTAAATGGTCTGTTGATGATTACCATTGTATGATTCAAGCAGGAATTCTGCGCGATCGCCATGTGGAGTTACTGGCGGGTGAAATTGTTGAAATGAGTCCAGAAACACCAATTCATTATAGTACTGCCAAAAGAGGGGCGAAATACTTAGAAAACTTATTGACAGGTCAAGCTGATATCCGTTTCAACGGCCCAATTACCTTATCTAACTCAGAACCTGAACCGGATATTGCAATTGTGCGATTACCAGAGTCTAACTATAGCGATCGCCATCCTGCACCGGATGATATTTTTTTTATTATAGAAGTCGCTCATACTAGTTTAAAGAAAGACTTGGAACTGAAAACATCACTTTATGCAGATGCTAATATTCCAGAATATTGGATTTTAAGCTTGTCAACCAAGGAAATAATTGTTTTTCGCTATCCCCAAAACGGTCAGTATACTTCAGTAGAAACTATTGCGGAAGGAACAATTACGCCATTAGCATTTCCTGACATTCAAGTATCAGTTAAACAGCTTTTGGGCTAA
- a CDS encoding TldD/PmbA family protein produces the protein MKQELTALESSFNQLLETLLIKKLEHEEFTLKLSSEQSQFTRFNHAKVRQTGCVADGSIELTLMAEQRSSSRQFPFTGNSEKDWQKAHQALQELRDEITILPIDPYLVLPSGNNTSREVHHSNVLAQEDVVSSILAEVTELDFTGIYAGGIVIKAYGDSSGQKHWFATDTFTLDYSLFISSGKAVKGTFAGNNWDVASYAAKINEAKKQLNLLSHPAKELPRGQYKTYFAPAAVADLLQMLSWGAVSEADIQQGNSALAALSRKEKQLSAKFSLKENFQLGLVPRFNELGEMAAPELAIIENGLLVNSLVNSRTAKEYQKTANGANSSETLRTPEISPGNLRFEQILSNLDTGLYVSNLHYLNWSDRPTGRITGMTRYACFWVENGEIVAPIENLRFDDSLYRFWGENLVDFTNFQEFIPEVDTYENRKLGGSLVPGMLVNDFTYTL, from the coding sequence ATGAAACAAGAATTAACTGCTTTAGAATCTAGCTTTAATCAGTTGTTAGAAACTCTGCTCATCAAAAAATTAGAGCATGAGGAATTTACCCTGAAACTCAGCAGTGAACAAAGTCAATTTACGCGGTTTAATCATGCGAAAGTTAGACAAACTGGCTGTGTAGCTGATGGGTCAATTGAACTAACTTTAATGGCAGAACAACGCAGTAGTTCTAGACAGTTTCCCTTTACCGGAAATTCGGAAAAAGATTGGCAAAAAGCACATCAAGCCTTACAAGAATTACGCGATGAAATAACTATCTTACCAATTGACCCTTATTTAGTTTTGCCTTCAGGCAATAATACAAGTCGGGAAGTTCATCATAGTAATGTATTAGCGCAAGAAGATGTAGTTTCTAGCATCTTAGCAGAAGTCACAGAACTCGATTTTACAGGCATTTATGCGGGTGGAATAGTAATTAAAGCTTATGGTGATTCTAGCGGACAAAAACATTGGTTTGCGACTGATACTTTCACACTAGATTATTCATTGTTTATCAGTTCGGGTAAAGCTGTTAAAGGTACATTTGCTGGTAATAATTGGGATGTAGCAAGTTACGCCGCAAAAATCAACGAAGCCAAAAAACAACTTAATTTGCTGTCGCATCCAGCTAAGGAATTACCTAGAGGTCAGTATAAAACTTATTTTGCACCTGCGGCTGTGGCTGATTTATTACAGATGCTATCTTGGGGTGCTGTCAGTGAAGCAGATATCCAACAAGGGAATAGTGCTTTAGCTGCTTTATCTCGTAAAGAAAAACAGTTATCTGCCAAATTTAGCTTAAAAGAAAACTTTCAATTAGGCTTAGTACCGCGCTTTAATGAACTAGGTGAAATGGCAGCACCAGAGTTAGCGATAATTGAAAATGGCTTATTAGTAAATAGCTTAGTTAACTCGCGGACTGCCAAAGAATATCAGAAAACTGCTAATGGTGCTAACAGTTCCGAAACCTTACGCACGCCAGAAATCAGCCCAGGAAATTTAAGGTTTGAGCAGATTTTATCTAACTTAGATACAGGGTTATATGTCTCGAATTTACATTATTTAAATTGGAGCGATCGCCCCACAGGTAGAATTACAGGTATGACCCGTTACGCTTGTTTTTGGGTGGAAAACGGCGAAATCGTTGCACCTATTGAAAATCTCCGCTTTGACGACAGCCTCTATAGGTTTTGGGGAGAAAATTTGGTTGATTTCACTAATTTTCAAGAATTTATTCCCGAAGTTGACACTTATGAAAACCGTAAATTAGGCGGTAGTTTAGTGCCTGGGATGTTAGTCAATGATTTTACCTACACTTTGTAG
- a CDS encoding TldD/PmbA family protein, producing the protein MWSELKKAIASFHIPADWIGIRAVRETAANRYVRDGIPQANGKSTTEGAMIEVLVNGCLGYAATNSLELESLESAAQIAYKQALAASKWWIYPFKETERPKVVGEYNSPLLEPLDTLSPGEINDLLVRMCRTLKVHDKIVQTTASISTSERESWFVSSNGSEVYQKFISLGTHYGAIAQDGAIVQQRTNNGWQAHCYQGGWEVLRQEHLWQRVQQVGEQALELLTAEECPNTCTNLVLAPDQMMLQIHESVGHPLEIDRILGDERNYAGGSFVSTQDFGQLVYGSPLMNITFDPTVPGEYASYGFDDTGAVATREFLIKEGVLQRGLGSLESQARAGVPGVACARACSWNRPAIDRMANLNLEPGNATFPEIISDIEHGVYMESNRSWSIDDRRYKFQFGCEYAKLIENGQLTKTLRNPNYRATTPEFWHSLIKIGNQDSWQMYGTPYCGKGEPNQAIWVGHGSPVCVFANVEVFGGGS; encoded by the coding sequence ATGTGGTCTGAATTAAAAAAAGCGATCGCTAGTTTTCATATTCCGGCTGATTGGATTGGGATCAGAGCCGTCAGAGAAACAGCTGCAAACCGTTATGTCCGGGATGGTATACCCCAAGCTAACGGTAAATCTACCACCGAGGGAGCCATGATCGAAGTTTTGGTGAATGGCTGTCTGGGTTATGCGGCTACCAACTCATTAGAGCTAGAATCTTTAGAATCGGCGGCGCAAATCGCCTATAAACAAGCACTCGCCGCTAGTAAATGGTGGATATATCCGTTTAAAGAAACCGAACGTCCCAAGGTTGTTGGTGAATACAATTCGCCACTGTTGGAACCCTTAGACACGCTGAGTCCCGGAGAAATTAATGATTTATTGGTGCGGATGTGCCGGACGCTAAAAGTACACGACAAAATTGTGCAAACCACAGCCAGCATTAGCACAAGCGAGCGAGAAAGCTGGTTTGTCAGCAGCAATGGTTCAGAAGTATATCAAAAGTTTATCTCCTTGGGAACCCATTATGGTGCGATCGCTCAAGACGGCGCAATTGTCCAACAGCGTACAAACAACGGTTGGCAGGCACACTGTTATCAAGGTGGATGGGAAGTTTTAAGACAGGAACATTTATGGCAACGGGTACAGCAAGTAGGAGAACAAGCCCTAGAACTGTTAACCGCCGAAGAATGCCCTAATACCTGCACCAACTTGGTTTTAGCCCCAGACCAAATGATGCTGCAAATTCATGAAAGTGTCGGACATCCCCTAGAAATCGACCGAATTTTAGGCGATGAGCGCAACTATGCTGGCGGTAGCTTTGTCTCCACCCAAGATTTTGGTCAGCTAGTCTACGGTTCGCCATTAATGAACATTACCTTTGACCCCACAGTGCCGGGTGAGTATGCCAGCTATGGTTTTGATGATACTGGCGCAGTCGCCACAAGGGAATTTTTGATTAAAGAAGGCGTATTACAAAGGGGTTTAGGCAGTTTAGAAAGTCAAGCGAGAGCCGGAGTTCCTGGGGTGGCTTGCGCTCGTGCTTGTTCCTGGAATCGACCAGCAATTGACCGCATGGCAAACTTAAACCTAGAACCAGGAAACGCCACATTTCCAGAAATCATCAGCGACATAGAACATGGCGTTTACATGGAATCAAATCGTTCTTGGTCAATTGACGATCGCCGTTATAAATTCCAATTTGGCTGTGAATATGCCAAATTAATTGAAAATGGCCAACTCACCAAAACCCTCCGCAACCCCAACTATCGCGCCACAACCCCAGAATTTTGGCACAGCTTAATCAAAATCGGCAATCAAGATAGCTGGCAAATGTACGGCACTCCATACTGTGGTAAAGGCGAACCAAATCAAGCAATTTGGGTAGGACATGGTTCACCCGTTTGTGTATTTGCTAATGTTGAAGTCTTTGGGGGAGGGAGTTGA
- the cysS gene encoding cysteine--tRNA ligase has translation MTLTVYNTLTRRQEPFKTVEPGKVKMYYCGVTVYDYCHLGHARACIVWDVVRRYLQFIGYEVRYVQNFTDVDDKILNRARQEHSSMEAVAERFIQAYFEDMARLGIKEADEYPRATHTMNGIQRLIHELENKGFAYPSDGDVYYAVRQFGEYGKLSGRKLEDMQVGASERVNLEDAEYQKKKDPFDFALWKAAKPGEPAWESPWGAGRPGWHIECSAMVRDRLGETIDIHAGGADLIFPHHENEIAQSEAVTGKPLATYWLHNGMVKVDGEKMSKSLGNFTTIRDLLDRNVDPMAVRLFVLMAQYRKPIDFTDDAIAAATNGWHTIKEGLLFGHQYGKQLNWGVGSGEWGVENPSLLPEFVERFKETVNDDFNFPGGVSVLFELAKELRREGNILVHEGKTDTPADELQKQWQTLVTLAEVLGLTAQPEAETTVNDGLSDAEIEDLIQQRQAARKARNFAEGDRIRNELQAKGVTLIDSPEGTRWHRS, from the coding sequence ATGACCCTAACTGTTTACAATACCCTCACCCGTCGTCAAGAACCGTTTAAAACAGTCGAACCAGGCAAGGTTAAGATGTATTACTGCGGCGTGACGGTCTATGACTACTGTCATTTGGGTCATGCTAGAGCTTGCATTGTTTGGGATGTTGTGCGCCGCTATCTCCAGTTTATCGGTTATGAAGTGCGCTATGTGCAGAATTTTACTGATGTTGATGATAAGATTCTCAACCGCGCCCGACAAGAACACTCTTCAATGGAGGCTGTAGCTGAACGTTTCATTCAGGCTTATTTTGAAGATATGGCACGGCTGGGAATTAAAGAAGCTGATGAATATCCCCGCGCCACACATACAATGAATGGGATTCAGCGATTAATTCATGAGTTGGAAAATAAAGGTTTTGCTTACCCTTCTGATGGTGATGTTTACTATGCTGTGCGCCAGTTTGGTGAGTATGGTAAGCTTTCCGGTCGCAAGTTGGAAGATATGCAGGTTGGGGCGAGCGAGCGCGTTAATCTAGAAGACGCAGAATATCAAAAGAAAAAAGACCCCTTTGATTTTGCTTTGTGGAAAGCCGCCAAACCAGGCGAACCTGCTTGGGAATCACCTTGGGGTGCTGGTCGTCCGGGATGGCATATTGAATGCTCGGCGATGGTGCGCGATCGCTTGGGTGAGACAATAGATATTCATGCTGGTGGTGCTGACTTAATTTTCCCCCATCACGAAAACGAAATTGCTCAATCGGAAGCCGTCACAGGTAAGCCTTTAGCAACTTACTGGCTACACAACGGCATGGTCAAGGTGGATGGTGAGAAAATGTCCAAGTCTTTGGGCAACTTTACCACCATCCGCGACTTGCTTGATCGCAATGTAGATCCAATGGCAGTACGCTTGTTTGTCCTAATGGCGCAATATCGTAAGCCTATTGATTTTACCGATGATGCGATCGCTGCCGCTACCAACGGTTGGCACACCATCAAAGAAGGTTTACTGTTTGGTCATCAATACGGTAAACAACTAAATTGGGGAGTGGGGAGTGGGGAGTGGGGAGTGGAAAATCCCTCATTACTCCCTGAATTTGTGGAACGTTTCAAAGAAACTGTCAACGATGACTTTAACTTCCCTGGTGGGGTATCGGTGTTGTTTGAATTAGCCAAAGAACTCCGCCGTGAAGGAAATATCCTGGTTCATGAAGGCAAAACTGACACACCCGCCGATGAACTGCAAAAACAATGGCAAACACTCGTTACTTTAGCAGAGGTTTTAGGTTTAACCGCCCAGCCAGAAGCTGAAACTACTGTAAATGATGGTTTAAGTGATGCGGAAATTGAAGATTTAATTCAACAACGCCAAGCCGCGAGGAAAGCGCGGAATTTTGCCGAAGGCGATCGCATTCGCAATGAATTACAAGCCAAAGGTGTTACCTTAATTGATAGTCCTGAAGGTACGCGCTGGCATAGAAGTTAA
- a CDS encoding GTP-binding protein, protein MQSAVNSESQSMDAPKQGLPVTIITGFLGSGKTTLLNHILTNQQGLKTAVLVNEFGEIGIDNELIIATDDNNNMVELSNGCICCTINNDLVDAVYKVLEREEKLDYLVVETTGLADPLPVALTFLGTELRDLTRLDSIITVVDAANYSLDLFNSQAAYSQIAYGDVILLNKTDLVDEATLTQLERKINEVKEGARILRTKRSQIPLALILSVGLFESDKYFDTVDEHDQHDHDHHDHDHDHDHSTCGHDHHDHDHSTCGHDHHDHDHHHHHHSDHLENDGFTSISFQSDKPFSIRKFQYFLDNQLPTNIFRAKGVMWFDESPKRHIFHLCGKRFTLDDDEWKGEPKNQLVLIGQNLDRETLLAQIENCICLPSVSRGKGFKK, encoded by the coding sequence ATGCAATCAGCAGTGAATTCTGAATCTCAATCAATGGATGCGCCAAAACAAGGTTTACCAGTCACAATTATTACTGGATTTCTTGGTAGCGGCAAAACGACCTTACTAAATCATATTCTCACAAACCAACAAGGTTTAAAAACTGCCGTGTTGGTGAATGAGTTTGGTGAAATTGGCATTGACAACGAGTTAATTATTGCCACCGATGATAATAACAATATGGTGGAATTAAGTAACGGTTGTATCTGCTGCACAATTAATAATGATTTAGTTGATGCCGTTTATAAAGTATTAGAACGGGAAGAAAAACTAGATTATCTAGTCGTAGAAACCACCGGACTAGCAGATCCGCTACCAGTTGCCTTAACATTTTTAGGCACAGAACTGCGAGATTTAACTCGCCTAGATTCGATTATTACTGTTGTAGATGCAGCGAATTACAGCTTAGATTTATTCAACTCCCAAGCAGCTTACAGCCAAATTGCTTACGGTGATGTGATTTTGTTGAATAAAACAGATTTGGTTGATGAAGCAACTTTGACCCAGTTAGAGCGAAAAATCAACGAAGTCAAAGAAGGTGCGAGAATTTTGCGTACCAAGCGATCGCAAATACCATTGGCTTTAATTCTCAGTGTAGGATTATTTGAGTCTGACAAATATTTTGACACCGTTGATGAGCATGATCAGCATGATCATGACCACCACGACCACGACCACGACCATGACCATTCAACCTGCGGTCATGACCACCATGACCATGACCATTCAACCTGCGGTCATGACCACCACGACCACGACCATCATCACCACCATCATTCCGACCACTTAGAAAATGATGGCTTCACCTCCATATCCTTCCAAAGCGACAAGCCATTTTCTATCAGAAAATTCCAATATTTCCTCGATAACCAACTACCCACAAACATTTTCCGCGCTAAGGGTGTAATGTGGTTTGATGAAAGTCCCAAACGCCACATTTTCCACCTCTGCGGTAAACGCTTCACCTTAGATGATGACGAGTGGAAAGGTGAACCCAAAAACCAGCTTGTGCTAATTGGTCAAAATCTCGACCGCGAAACTTTACTAGCACAAATAGAAAACTGCATTTGTCTACCTTCCGTCAGTCGTGGTAAAGGCTTCAAAAAGTAA
- the dtd gene encoding D-aminoacyl-tRNA deacylase: protein MRVIIQRVKSSQVTVNGEIIGKIGRGLNLLVGIADTDTDAELDWMARKCLELRLFPDDAGGDRWQKSVQEINGELLVVSQFTLYGDCRKGRRPSFDRSAPPQTAEDLYNSFVNNLRASGLRVETGKFGAMMQVSIENDGPVTLLLER from the coding sequence ATGCGCGTTATCATCCAGCGAGTGAAATCATCTCAAGTCACTGTTAACGGTGAAATCATTGGCAAAATCGGCCGAGGCTTAAATTTACTCGTAGGTATTGCTGATACTGACACAGATGCAGAACTCGACTGGATGGCGCGTAAATGCTTAGAATTGCGTCTGTTTCCCGATGACGCAGGTGGAGACAGATGGCAAAAATCTGTGCAAGAAATTAACGGTGAATTGTTAGTAGTGAGTCAATTTACCCTTTATGGTGACTGTCGCAAAGGTCGCCGTCCGTCTTTTGACCGTTCCGCACCGCCTCAAACCGCAGAAGATTTATACAACAGCTTTGTTAACAATTTACGCGCCAGTGGTTTAAGGGTAGAAACAGGCAAATTTGGCGCAATGATGCAAGTTTCCATCGAAAACGACGGCCCTGTAACCTTATTACTAGAAAGGTAA
- the psb28 gene encoding photosystem II reaction center protein Psb28 — MAKIQFSRGVNEAVVPDVRLTRSRTGDTGTATFIFTNPTILEQGNTDEVTGMYMLDEEGEIVTREVKVKFINGRAEALEAIYIMKSSDEWDRFMRFMERYAEENGLGLNKS; from the coding sequence ATGGCAAAAATCCAGTTTTCTAGAGGTGTTAACGAAGCAGTAGTACCAGATGTACGTTTAACGCGATCGCGTACTGGTGATACTGGTACAGCAACCTTTATTTTTACAAATCCCACAATTTTAGAGCAAGGCAATACAGATGAAGTCACCGGAATGTATATGCTGGACGAAGAAGGCGAAATAGTTACCCGCGAAGTTAAGGTAAAATTCATCAATGGTAGAGCAGAAGCCTTAGAAGCTATTTACATTATGAAATCTTCTGACGAGTGGGATCGCTTTATGCGCTTTATGGAGCGATATGCTGAAGAAAATGGTTTGGGATTGAATAAATCTTAA